TCTCCTCTGGTTTCTCGATCTTGCTGGCAGATATTACATCGTCTATTCTTAGTATCATTGTTGCCGCTTCAACACCTGATTTTATAGCATTAGCTTTTATACTCACAGGCTCAATGACGCCTAGCTCCATCATGTTTGCAAGGTCTCCAGTAAACACGTTAACACCTATCCATTTACCTTCTTCCTTCTCATGTTCAGCTCTCAGCTTCATAATGATCTCGATTGGATCTAATCCTGCATTCTCAGCTAGAGCCATTGCTAATCCTTCTAGTGATTTTGCGAAAGCTTCTATAGCTAATTGTTCTTTGCCGCCAACAGTTTTAGCGTATTTTCTTAAGTGTTTAGCTAGTTCTACTTCTACCGCTCCACCTCCTGCAACGATTTTTCCATCTTTTACAGCATCTGCTGTTGCTGCTAATGCATCTCTTAGACTCCTCTCAGCTTCATCTACTAGCCTCTCTAATCCTCCACGTATAACGATGCTTACAGCCTTGGGGTTCTTGCATCCTTCTACAAAGACCATTTTGTCTTCTCCGACTTTTCTCTCCTCAACGCGCTCGGCTTCTCCTAGATCCTCGGGTTTTAGATCGTCGATGTTGCTTATGATTCTTCCTCCTGTTGCTTTTTCTAGTTTTTCCATGTCTGATCTTTTTACTCTTCTTACTGCTAGTATTCCTTTCTTTGCTAGGAAGTGCTGTGCTACTTCATCAATACCCTTCTGACAAATAACAACATTAGCACCAGTACCAGCAATCTTATCAACCATTTTCTTCAGGATTTCTTCTTCCTGGTTAAGAAATGCTCTAAGCTGGCTGGGATCTGTTATTCTTATTTCTGCGTCAATCTCGGGCTTCTCTATTTCTAATGGTGCATCTATTAATGCGATCTTTGCGTTTTCAACTCTTCTAGGCATGCCGGGATGAACAACTTCCTTGTCAAGAACAATGCCGTAAACTAGGAGTGAGTCTAGCAGGCTTCCACCATATTTCTTGATGATTTGCACATTGTCTAGGTCTATATAGTATTTATCGCCTCTCTTTT
This is a stretch of genomic DNA from Staphylothermus hellenicus DSM 12710. It encodes these proteins:
- the thsB gene encoding thermosome subunit beta, whose product is MAVEPMGIPVLILKEGTQRTAGRDALRANIMAARAVAEMIKTTYGPKGMDKMLVDALGDVTITNDGATILDKAEIQHSAAKMLVQIAKSQDYEVGDGTKTAVIFAGELLRHAEELLDKNIHPTIIVSGYRKALEEALSFLYQIAEPIDINDDETLKKVARTALTSKAVHEAREHFAEISVKAVKLIAEKRGDKYYIDLDNVQIIKKYGGSLLDSLLVYGIVLDKEVVHPGMPRRVENAKIALIDAPLEIEKPEIDAEIRITDPSQLRAFLNQEEEILKKMVDKIAGTGANVVICQKGIDEVAQHFLAKKGILAVRRVKRSDMEKLEKATGGRIISNIDDLKPEDLGEAERVEERKVGEDKMVFVEGCKNPKAVSIVIRGGLERLVDEAERSLRDALAATADAVKDGKIVAGGGAVEVELAKHLRKYAKTVGGKEQLAIEAFAKSLEGLAMALAENAGLDPIEIIMKLRAEHEKEEGKWIGVNVFTGDLANMMELGVIEPVSIKANAIKSGVEAATMILRIDDVISASKIEKPEETGKRGGEEE